One stretch of Saccharomonospora xinjiangensis XJ-54 DNA includes these proteins:
- a CDS encoding biotin--[acetyl-CoA-carboxylase] ligase has translation MTASRHLDVSRLRSQLLAPVGPYAAIDVVERTGSTNADLRAAVAEGAPDRTVLIAEEQTAGAGRRGRGWVSPSGKGVYLSVLLRPAEVPMAALGSLAAVAGLALTDVTDALGVDAVLKWPNDVLAGPERAKCAGVLAEAVSSDEQAVVLGIGVNVLPLRDSRTGQTVRPGPGGLPATSLAEQRARTTDRTDVAALLLAALHERELPWRQARGDLAAAGLLDEYRERCATLGQRIRLEVAGAQSRLGTAVDVDPAGALVVDEEGKGRRTVFAADVIHLRSLPG, from the coding sequence GTGACAGCGTCGCGACACCTCGACGTGAGCAGGCTGCGCTCACAGTTGCTCGCACCGGTCGGCCCCTACGCCGCGATCGACGTCGTCGAGAGGACCGGATCGACGAACGCCGATCTGCGGGCGGCGGTGGCCGAGGGCGCTCCCGACCGAACCGTGCTAATCGCCGAGGAGCAGACGGCCGGAGCAGGCCGCAGGGGGCGGGGCTGGGTGTCGCCTTCCGGCAAGGGCGTGTACCTGAGCGTGTTGCTGCGACCCGCCGAGGTGCCCATGGCCGCTCTGGGTTCACTCGCGGCCGTCGCGGGGCTCGCGCTGACCGACGTCACGGACGCTCTCGGCGTTGACGCGGTGCTCAAGTGGCCCAACGACGTCCTCGCCGGCCCGGAGCGCGCCAAGTGCGCCGGGGTGCTCGCCGAGGCCGTGTCCTCCGACGAACAGGCCGTGGTGCTGGGAATCGGGGTGAACGTGCTGCCGCTGCGGGACAGCCGCACGGGGCAGACCGTGCGGCCGGGGCCCGGCGGGTTGCCTGCCACCTCGCTCGCCGAGCAGCGGGCCCGCACCACCGACCGCACCGACGTGGCCGCCTTGCTGCTGGCCGCGCTGCACGAGCGGGAGTTGCCGTGGCGGCAGGCGCGCGGTGACCTCGCGGCCGCCGGTCTGCTCGACGAGTACCGCGAGCGCTGCGCCACTCTCGGGCAGCGGATCCGGCTCGAAGTGGCCGGTGCGCAGTCGCGGCTCGGCACGGCCGTTGACGTCGATCCGGCGGGTGCGCTCGTGGTCGATGAGGAGGGCAAGGGGCGGCGCACGGTGTTCGCCGCCGATGTGATCCACCTGAGGTCGCTTCCGGGCTAG